The following are from one region of the Pseudodesulfovibrio piezophilus C1TLV30 genome:
- a CDS encoding HDOD domain-containing protein encodes MNQEKIQNFLRELPRMREDLPFSPEVLKQLFVQTGNNSMASLEEVGETLSKDQGLTTRILSLANSAYYGLQAEVQSVKRAAAVLGMGEIRNIVLVLGVNGLTSKYEMPEDFDLDEYWKHQFLVAMIAKELSRMTDVGATDNMFTVGLLHDIGKLITAMRRPDDWQAIHDLAEDEDMLAAEAEDEYWGLDHAVIGALVLKSWDLPADLVEPVNWHHAPELAPEHSNQSMIICLADYAAHAVEDPESAFSGRLNALCPEMDIDTGEVLEIAEELNESDEVEQFVRLLV; translated from the coding sequence ATGAATCAGGAAAAAATACAAAATTTTTTGCGTGAATTGCCCCGCATGCGTGAAGACCTCCCCTTTTCACCGGAAGTCCTCAAACAGCTTTTTGTTCAGACCGGGAACAACTCCATGGCATCTTTGGAAGAAGTGGGAGAAACCCTGAGCAAGGATCAGGGGTTGACCACTCGTATACTGAGTTTGGCAAATTCCGCTTATTACGGCCTCCAGGCAGAAGTCCAGTCAGTGAAACGAGCTGCGGCTGTTCTTGGTATGGGCGAGATCAGGAATATTGTTCTTGTGCTCGGGGTCAATGGATTGACTTCGAAGTATGAAATGCCCGAAGATTTTGATCTTGATGAGTACTGGAAGCATCAGTTTCTTGTGGCCATGATTGCCAAGGAACTTTCGCGGATGACGGATGTTGGGGCGACGGATAATATGTTCACCGTGGGGTTGTTACATGATATCGGTAAGCTGATCACTGCCATGCGTCGTCCTGATGACTGGCAGGCCATTCATGATCTGGCTGAAGATGAAGATATGCTGGCAGCTGAAGCCGAGGATGAATACTGGGGATTGGATCATGCTGTCATTGGCGCTCTTGTGTTGAAATCCTGGGATTTGCCCGCTGATCTCGTGGAGCCGGTCAACTGGCACCACGCCCCGGAATTAGCTCCCGAACACTCGAATCAATCCATGATTATCTGTTTGGCGGATTACGCAGCTCATGCCGTGGAAGACCCGGAAAGCGCTTTCTCCGGACGATTGAACGCTCTGTGTCCAGAAATGGATATCGACACAGGTGAAGTTCTTGAGATTGCTGAGGAACTCAATGAGTCCGATGAAGTGGAGCAGTTTGTCCGATTGCTTGTCTAG
- the lipA gene encoding lipoyl synthase, which produces MSLPTNSEKPLRIPPWLRVKLPKSENFSCTSGLIDDLDLNTVCQSAKCPNKWECFSKNVATFLIMGCICTRNCAFCNITPGTLAPLDPGEPARVAEAAQRLELKHVVITSVTRDDLPDGGASHFAATIQAVRQILPDCTIEVLIPDFQGDENALGIVLKACPDVLNHNLETVPALYTSIRPQANYQQSLTLLARAKELAPSIPTKSGIMVGLGEDDTQIMPVLDDLAAINCDIVTIGQYMQPTRNHPLVKRYVEPAVFEEYARQGKKRGIRNMFSAPLVRSSYNAEKFV; this is translated from the coding sequence ATGTCTTTGCCGACGAATTCAGAAAAGCCTTTGCGGATTCCGCCCTGGCTTCGAGTAAAACTGCCTAAATCAGAAAATTTTTCCTGCACTTCCGGGCTGATTGACGACCTTGATCTCAATACGGTCTGTCAAAGTGCCAAATGCCCAAATAAATGGGAATGTTTCTCAAAGAATGTGGCAACGTTCCTCATCATGGGCTGTATCTGTACGCGAAACTGCGCTTTCTGCAACATCACTCCCGGCACTCTGGCCCCTCTGGATCCAGGAGAACCGGCGCGCGTAGCTGAAGCTGCACAACGGCTCGAACTCAAGCATGTCGTGATTACTTCTGTCACTCGCGATGACCTGCCTGATGGTGGAGCAAGCCACTTCGCAGCCACTATACAAGCAGTCAGACAGATCTTGCCAGACTGTACCATTGAAGTTCTCATCCCTGACTTTCAAGGCGATGAAAATGCGCTTGGAATCGTTCTGAAAGCCTGCCCCGACGTGCTCAACCACAATCTTGAAACGGTTCCGGCCCTCTATACGTCAATCCGTCCTCAGGCCAACTATCAACAGAGTCTGACCCTCCTTGCCCGTGCCAAGGAATTGGCCCCGAGTATCCCGACAAAAAGTGGAATCATGGTTGGTTTGGGCGAAGACGATACTCAGATCATGCCGGTCCTGGATGATCTTGCCGCCATCAACTGTGACATTGTCACCATCGGTCAATATATGCAGCCCACCCGGAATCATCCACTGGTCAAACGGTATGTAGAACCGGCCGTATTTGAAGAGTACGCCAGACAAGGCAAAAAAAGAGGTATCCGAAACATGTTCAGCGCCCCGCTTGTCCGATCAAGTTACAACGCGGAAAAATTCGTCTAG
- the pyrF gene encoding orotidine-5'-phosphate decarboxylase translates to MAELVVALDFKDSEAALNMARQLRGTAKWMKVGLELFTAEGPSVVRGLKGMDFKVFLDLKFFDIPNTVRGAVRSAARLGVDIVSIHALGGERMAQAAMEGSREGASLRSNGPGDPPRVLAITMLTSMAAGDLPVDGAPEPSQMALDLAVKAEQYGLNGVVCSGLEAERIKKACGKDFLCLTPGIRPSGSSSDDQRRVVTPAQAVLNGSDFLVMGRPITNAASPRDVAQAVCEEMLSL, encoded by the coding sequence ATGGCTGAACTCGTCGTCGCCCTTGATTTTAAGGATTCTGAAGCCGCACTGAACATGGCTCGGCAATTGAGGGGAACAGCGAAATGGATGAAAGTCGGGCTAGAGCTGTTCACTGCTGAAGGGCCGTCGGTTGTGCGGGGACTCAAGGGAATGGACTTCAAGGTTTTTCTTGATTTGAAATTTTTTGATATCCCCAACACTGTTCGTGGGGCAGTTCGTTCCGCAGCCCGTCTCGGGGTGGATATAGTGAGTATTCACGCACTTGGGGGTGAACGGATGGCTCAAGCTGCCATGGAGGGAAGTCGAGAAGGAGCTTCTTTGCGGTCAAATGGACCGGGTGATCCTCCTCGTGTCCTGGCTATCACCATGCTGACCAGCATGGCAGCCGGAGACCTCCCGGTCGACGGTGCGCCGGAGCCGTCGCAGATGGCCCTTGACCTGGCTGTGAAAGCCGAGCAATATGGCCTAAATGGAGTGGTCTGTTCCGGTCTGGAAGCCGAACGGATCAAGAAAGCCTGTGGGAAGGACTTTCTCTGCCTGACTCCGGGTATCCGTCCGTCCGGGAGTTCAAGCGATGACCAGAGAAGGGTTGTCACCCCGGCGCAGGCTGTTTTGAACGGATCGGATTTTCTGGTGATGGGGCGTCCTATCACCAATGCGGCATCGCCCAGAGACGTGGCCCAAGCCGTCTGTGAGGAGATGCTGTCACTCTGA
- the recJ gene encoding single-stranded-DNA-specific exonuclease RecJ, translated as MPCIWKARNESATPPAVAAMAEDLSVSPLIIDILWNRGLTSLEEMDQFLSPGLRHLASPDEVPGLTQAVELLAEGLTQGRKLAVWGDYDVDGITSTTLVIEFMAARGIEVLSHLPNRMEEGYGMNCEGIEQLARDGATMLLSVDCGISDIEPVARARELGMVVVVSDHHLPGDSLPDAHAVCNPRLKEGGPYDDLAGVGVAFMLMAALNKLLPGTPAEMRTLLDLVALGTVADVVRLTGMNRILVKNGLLVIKEAKRPGMAALKVVSDYERGAELGAGQIGFNLAPRINAAGRMGDPGKALDLLLCRSFEAGMPIAEELNAINMERRRQEQEISEQAFAQAEAMKDRAGLVLYGEDWHPGIIGIVASRVVEKYYRPTLILCAAEDGELLKGSARSISEFDLHESLKAISPILKGFGGHKQAAGLSIEPQNLDTLREQFNEQVIKELGSVPLTPTLKLDRELPFINITNTLLNELEMLQPFGMGNPEPVFASAPVTVAEHRTFGREREHVKLVLADDKTGAKLPGKAWRMADKLTRDIQGRVMRFAFTPKIDRFRGIPKIDLRIRDWNF; from the coding sequence TTGCCTTGCATATGGAAAGCTCGCAACGAGAGTGCCACGCCACCTGCTGTTGCTGCCATGGCGGAAGATCTTTCGGTCTCCCCACTTATTATCGATATTCTCTGGAATCGAGGTTTGACCTCTCTTGAGGAGATGGACCAATTTTTGAGTCCTGGTTTACGTCATCTTGCGAGTCCGGATGAAGTTCCGGGATTGACCCAGGCTGTCGAGTTATTAGCTGAAGGATTGACCCAAGGGCGTAAACTGGCCGTTTGGGGGGATTACGATGTGGATGGTATTACATCGACTACTCTTGTTATTGAGTTCATGGCCGCTCGAGGGATCGAAGTCCTTTCCCATCTGCCGAATCGGATGGAAGAAGGCTATGGGATGAATTGCGAGGGGATCGAACAACTCGCTCGGGATGGAGCGACCATGCTTTTGTCCGTGGATTGTGGAATTTCGGATATCGAACCAGTTGCCCGGGCGAGGGAGCTGGGTATGGTTGTTGTTGTCTCGGATCATCATTTACCTGGAGATTCTTTACCGGATGCCCACGCTGTGTGCAATCCTCGGTTGAAAGAAGGTGGGCCCTATGATGATCTCGCCGGGGTTGGTGTGGCCTTCATGCTCATGGCCGCACTGAATAAGTTGTTACCCGGCACGCCTGCCGAAATGCGAACTCTCCTTGATCTCGTGGCATTGGGGACGGTTGCAGATGTGGTCCGCCTGACCGGTATGAATCGAATTCTTGTGAAGAATGGACTACTTGTCATCAAGGAAGCCAAACGCCCTGGTATGGCAGCTCTTAAAGTTGTCAGTGATTATGAACGCGGTGCGGAACTTGGAGCAGGCCAGATCGGATTTAACCTTGCTCCGCGTATCAATGCGGCTGGACGTATGGGAGACCCCGGTAAAGCTCTTGATCTTTTGCTGTGTAGGAGTTTTGAAGCCGGTATGCCTATTGCTGAAGAACTCAATGCCATCAATATGGAGCGACGCAGGCAGGAACAGGAGATTTCGGAGCAGGCATTCGCACAGGCTGAAGCCATGAAAGACAGGGCTGGGCTGGTTCTTTATGGCGAAGATTGGCATCCTGGAATTATTGGCATTGTTGCTTCCCGTGTGGTGGAAAAATATTACCGCCCGACATTGATTCTCTGCGCAGCAGAAGATGGAGAATTGCTCAAGGGATCGGCTCGAAGTATTTCCGAGTTCGATTTGCACGAAAGCCTGAAAGCCATCAGTCCCATCCTCAAAGGTTTTGGAGGGCACAAGCAAGCCGCAGGGCTTTCCATAGAGCCGCAGAATCTCGATACTCTTCGTGAGCAGTTCAATGAGCAGGTGATCAAGGAACTCGGTTCCGTGCCTTTGACGCCGACGCTGAAATTGGACCGGGAACTGCCGTTCATCAATATTACCAATACTCTGTTGAATGAATTGGAAATGTTGCAGCCGTTTGGCATGGGGAATCCGGAACCGGTTTTTGCCTCTGCTCCGGTGACCGTGGCGGAGCACCGGACTTTTGGCCGGGAGCGGGAGCACGTCAAGCTGGTACTGGCCGATGATAAGACCGGAGCCAAGCTTCCTGGCAAGGCATGGCGCATGGCTGACAAGCTGACTCGAGACATTCAGGGCAGGGTCATGCGGTTTGCATTTACACCCAAAATTGACCGTTTTCGCGGAATCCCGAAAATTGACTTGCGGATTCGGGATTGGAATTTCTAG
- a CDS encoding tetratricopeptide repeat protein, which produces MTEQGDNGQSGQEIVRDGAEKIKGVFSTQSVAKVGTGTTQRRTIQKTYWSGEELDDGQIQVQPLNRNYIPSGPKRTLSRDDFLNKYSPEPEFYMSTVYPAIKQVDEAIVRGEKHRERGAVYSAEFEFKQVQAVDEENVRANFGLGLTYLDRGDQVKAHDIFERIVDLEAAFAEEHKHLFNDFGINMRKNKMFDQALQYYLRAEQLVKDDEHLFHNIARCYYEKGDVEGCKEYLVKSLKINPDLKESRMFWAFLKSHGLVAKDENPVPGLDISKEKTQSADSVKVPADTDLDS; this is translated from the coding sequence ATGACTGAACAAGGCGACAATGGACAGAGCGGTCAGGAGATCGTTCGTGACGGTGCGGAAAAGATCAAAGGGGTCTTTTCCACTCAGTCTGTCGCCAAGGTCGGCACTGGGACGACTCAAAGACGAACTATCCAAAAGACATACTGGAGTGGGGAAGAACTTGATGACGGACAGATTCAAGTTCAACCACTCAATCGAAATTACATCCCATCTGGCCCTAAACGCACTCTTAGTCGTGATGATTTTCTGAATAAATACAGCCCTGAACCTGAGTTCTACATGTCAACAGTCTATCCGGCCATCAAGCAGGTTGATGAGGCAATCGTTCGCGGCGAGAAACATCGTGAGCGAGGGGCTGTCTATTCTGCCGAATTTGAATTCAAACAGGTTCAAGCTGTGGATGAAGAAAATGTTCGTGCCAATTTCGGATTGGGGCTGACATATCTTGACCGCGGTGATCAGGTCAAGGCGCACGATATTTTCGAGCGAATTGTTGATCTTGAAGCGGCGTTTGCTGAAGAGCACAAACATCTGTTCAATGATTTTGGCATTAACATGCGAAAAAACAAGATGTTTGATCAGGCATTGCAGTATTATCTGCGAGCTGAACAACTGGTGAAAGACGATGAACATCTTTTTCATAACATTGCGCGTTGCTACTATGAAAAGGGCGATGTAGAAGGATGTAAGGAGTATCTGGTCAAGAGCCTGAAGATAAATCCGGACCTCAAGGAAAGTAGGATGTTCTGGGCATTTCTTAAGAGTCATGGGCTTGTTGCCAAGGATGAAAATCCTGTCCCTGGACTCGATATCTCCAAAGAAAAAACTCAGTCCGCCGATTCTGTGAAAGTTCCTGCTGATACGGATTTAGATTCGTGA